One window of the Populus trichocarpa isolate Nisqually-1 chromosome 9, P.trichocarpa_v4.1, whole genome shotgun sequence genome contains the following:
- the LOC7463980 gene encoding auxin-induced protein 15A, translating into MSTSRLKEMFLHVKNKIRRTSTLNHHQLSHKRSTRLDVPKGHFAIYVGEEEKERKRFVIPVSYLKHPLFQILLSQAEEEFGFDHQMGGLTIPCAEDEFTVLTSHLNG; encoded by the coding sequence ATGAGCACCAGTCGATTGAAGGAGATGTTCCTTcacgttaaaaataaaattcgaaGAACGTCTACACTGAATCATCATCAACTCTCACATAAGAGATCAACAAGGCTAGACGTGCCGAAAGGCCATTTTGCAATTTATGTCGGGgaggaagagaaggaaaggaagcGATTTGTGATCCCAGTTTCTTACTTGAAGCATCCATTGTTTCAAATCTTGTTAAGTCAAGCTGAAGAAGAGTTTGGTTTTGATCATCAAATGGGTGGTCTTACCATTCCATGCGCCGAAGATGAGTTCACTGTTCTCACTTCGCACTTGAATGGTTGA